A portion of the bacterium genome contains these proteins:
- a CDS encoding SDR family oxidoreductase: MALRGKWALVTGSGRNIGAAVADALAREGVNVVVNVRAARAEGEAVVNALTGRGVDACLVVADVSNPDQVRALGREVLERTGGIDILVNNVGIAPMHRLRETTDEQWDLILRTSLFSAFYCVRELVDAMVGRRWGRIVNVGGQAGLRGTKYKSANAAAKGGLVGFTRAVANEFAEFGITCNHVAPGLLERSHERPYYDDETGALDPEFRRRWLDRVPAGRPGSAEEVAAVCAFLCSEAAGYVTGQTILVNGGMMFV, from the coding sequence ATGGCGCTACGCGGCAAGTGGGCCCTGGTCACCGGCTCCGGCCGAAACATCGGGGCGGCCGTGGCGGACGCACTGGCGCGCGAGGGCGTCAACGTGGTGGTCAACGTGCGCGCGGCGCGTGCGGAGGGCGAGGCCGTGGTGAACGCGCTCACCGGCCGGGGCGTCGACGCGTGCCTGGTCGTCGCCGACGTCTCCAACCCGGACCAGGTCCGGGCGCTCGGGCGCGAGGTTCTCGAGCGCACCGGCGGAATCGACATCCTGGTCAACAACGTCGGGATCGCCCCGATGCACCGTCTTCGCGAAACGACCGACGAACAGTGGGATCTCATACTGCGGACGAGCCTGTTCAGCGCCTTCTATTGTGTTCGCGAACTCGTCGATGCCATGGTCGGACGGCGGTGGGGCCGCATCGTCAACGTCGGAGGGCAGGCGGGCCTTCGGGGCACGAAATACAAGTCGGCGAACGCCGCGGCGAAGGGCGGCCTGGTCGGATTCACGCGCGCCGTGGCGAACGAGTTCGCGGAGTTCGGGATCACGTGCAACCACGTGGCGCCCGGTCTTCTCGAGCGGAGCCACGAACGGCCGTACTACGACGACGAAACGGGGGCGCTCGACCCCGAGTTCCGCCGTCGATGGCTGGACCGGGTCCCGGCGGGACGGCCCGGTAGCGCCGAGGAGGTCGCGGCCGTGTGCGCCTTCCTCTGTTCCGAAGCCGCCGGCTACGTGACGGGCCAGACGATTCTCGTGAACGGCGGCATGATGTTTGTATGA